Proteins encoded together in one Citromicrobium bathyomarinum window:
- a CDS encoding dihydroxy-acid dehydratase: MTETTSKRSDAITKGAAKAPARAMLRGAGYSDEQMAQPMVAVVNTWSTVTPCNMHLADLAEPIRQGLSENGATPVDFNTIVVSDGITMGGEGMRASLISREIIADSIELAVKGHSLDAAIILVGCDKTIPAAAMALARLDIPGLVFYGGTIMPGQLDGRDLSIQDVFEAVGAHAKGDMSDAELDKVERAACPGAGACGGQFTANTMAMALAMMGISPMGSGDPPATDSAKRVEAARCGRLAAKLAKEGTSARSFLTPASIRNAATAVVASGGSTNAVLHLPAIAAEAGFAFPIETFDELSRSVPVITDLKPGGRFLARDLYAAGGVPLFGKRLADAGMLEDTPTVTGDSLFAELARAEETPGQQVVKSPVDPVKATGGLSILYGDIAPEGAVLKTAGYGAASFEGPAKVFEGEEACFAAVNANQIQAGDVVIIRYEGPSGGPGMREMLAVTAALAGQGLAGKVALITDGRFSGASHGFVIGHCSPEAAKGGPIALVEEGDIIRIDAETRRIDADIDWDARRAAHTPRPPNSMGGVFDKYARLVSSAAYGATTIPPVTE, from the coding sequence ATGACTGAGACAACTTCCAAACGCTCCGACGCAATCACCAAGGGTGCGGCCAAGGCGCCTGCACGCGCCATGCTGCGAGGTGCGGGCTACTCTGACGAACAGATGGCCCAGCCCATGGTCGCGGTCGTCAACACCTGGTCGACGGTGACGCCGTGCAACATGCACTTGGCTGATCTGGCCGAGCCGATCCGGCAGGGCCTGAGCGAAAACGGAGCCACCCCGGTCGATTTCAACACCATCGTCGTGTCCGACGGGATCACCATGGGCGGCGAGGGCATGCGCGCCTCGCTTATCAGCCGTGAGATCATCGCCGACTCGATCGAACTGGCGGTGAAGGGCCATTCGCTGGACGCGGCGATCATTCTGGTCGGCTGCGACAAGACCATCCCCGCCGCCGCGATGGCGCTGGCCCGGCTCGATATTCCGGGGCTGGTTTTCTACGGCGGGACTATCATGCCCGGCCAGCTGGATGGTCGCGATCTGTCGATCCAGGATGTCTTCGAAGCTGTCGGCGCGCATGCCAAAGGCGACATGAGCGATGCCGAGCTGGACAAGGTCGAGCGTGCGGCATGCCCCGGCGCGGGCGCGTGCGGCGGGCAGTTCACCGCCAACACCATGGCGATGGCGCTGGCGATGATGGGCATCAGCCCAATGGGCTCGGGCGATCCGCCCGCGACCGACTCCGCCAAGCGGGTCGAGGCTGCGCGCTGCGGGCGGCTGGCGGCCAAGCTGGCCAAGGAAGGCACCTCGGCACGCAGCTTCCTGACCCCCGCATCGATCCGCAACGCGGCGACGGCTGTGGTGGCGAGCGGCGGCTCGACCAACGCCGTGCTGCACCTGCCCGCGATCGCGGCGGAGGCGGGCTTTGCCTTCCCGATCGAAACCTTCGACGAATTGTCGCGCAGCGTGCCGGTGATCACCGACCTGAAGCCGGGCGGGCGCTTTCTGGCGCGCGATCTCTACGCGGCGGGCGGTGTCCCGCTGTTCGGCAAGCGGCTGGCGGACGCCGGGATGCTGGAAGACACCCCCACGGTGACGGGCGACAGCCTGTTTGCCGAACTGGCCCGCGCCGAGGAAACGCCGGGGCAGCAGGTGGTCAAATCGCCTGTCGACCCGGTCAAGGCGACCGGTGGCCTCAGCATCCTCTACGGCGACATCGCCCCCGAAGGCGCGGTGCTGAAGACCGCCGGCTACGGCGCGGCCTCGTTCGAAGGCCCGGCCAAGGTGTTCGAGGGCGAGGAAGCCTGCTTCGCGGCGGTCAACGCCAACCAGATCCAGGCGGGCGATGTGGTCATCATCCGCTACGAAGGCCCCTCGGGCGGGCCCGGCATGCGCGAGATGCTAGCGGTGACCGCCGCGCTCGCCGGGCAGGGTCTCGCGGGCAAGGTCGCGCTGATTACCGACGGGCGCTTTTCCGGCGCGAGCCACGGCTTCGTGATCGGCCACTGCTCTCCCGAGGCGGCCAAGGGCGGCCCGATCGCCCTGGTCGAGGAAGGCGACATCATCCGCATCGACGCGGAAACCCGCCGGATCGACGCCGATATCGACTGGGATGCCCGCCGCGCCGCGCACACTCCCAGACCGCCAAACTCCATGGGCGGGGTGTTCGACAAATACGCCCGTCTCGTTTCGTCCGCCGCCTACGGCGCAACCACCATTCCACCTGTTACCGAGTGA
- the leuB gene encoding 3-isopropylmalate dehydrogenase: MTHKIVLLPGDGIGPEVAAAARAVLEAVAAAHALSLAFSTHDFGGCAIDAHGDPFPEETKSACLSADAVFLGAVGGPRWDGGGPRPEAGLLALRTELGTFANLRPITLFDGLEALSPLKPERVAGTDLLIVRELTGGIYFGKRQEGDEIATDECAYSRGEVERIARIAFEAARGRDGRVTSVDKANVLATSRLWRKTVIALRDAEFPDVELDHVLVDAMAMKLIERPAAFDVILTENMFGDILSDEASVIAGSIGLAPSASLGLTHGGLFEPIHGSAPDIAGQGKANPIGAILSAAMLLRHALGEEAAAATIERAVAKCLAEGVSTADVGGSATTQEVAQAVCERIRAAAPSIPLAGTA, translated from the coding sequence GTGACCCATAAGATCGTACTCCTCCCCGGCGACGGGATCGGCCCCGAAGTCGCCGCCGCCGCGCGTGCCGTGCTCGAAGCGGTCGCGGCGGCGCATGCGCTTTCGCTCGCCTTCTCGACCCACGATTTCGGCGGCTGCGCGATCGACGCGCATGGCGATCCCTTTCCCGAAGAGACGAAATCCGCCTGCCTCTCTGCCGATGCGGTGTTCCTCGGCGCGGTCGGCGGACCCAGGTGGGACGGCGGCGGCCCCCGGCCCGAAGCGGGCCTGCTGGCGCTGCGTACCGAACTGGGCACCTTCGCCAACCTGCGCCCGATCACATTGTTCGACGGCCTCGAAGCGCTCTCCCCCCTCAAGCCGGAACGGGTCGCGGGGACCGATCTGCTGATCGTGCGCGAACTGACCGGCGGCATCTATTTCGGCAAGCGGCAGGAAGGCGACGAGATCGCCACCGACGAATGCGCCTATTCGCGCGGCGAGGTGGAGCGGATCGCCCGCATTGCCTTCGAAGCGGCGCGCGGTCGCGATGGCCGGGTGACCTCGGTCGACAAGGCCAACGTGCTCGCCACCAGCCGCCTGTGGCGCAAGACCGTGATCGCGCTGCGCGACGCGGAGTTCCCCGATGTCGAACTCGATCACGTGCTGGTCGACGCGATGGCGATGAAGCTGATCGAGCGTCCTGCCGCCTTCGACGTGATCCTGACCGAGAACATGTTCGGCGACATCCTGAGCGACGAGGCTTCGGTGATCGCGGGTTCGATCGGCCTCGCCCCCTCGGCCTCGCTCGGCCTGACCCACGGCGGCCTGTTCGAGCCTATTCATGGCTCCGCGCCCGATATAGCCGGGCAGGGCAAGGCCAACCCCATCGGCGCGATCCTGAGCGCGGCAATGCTGCTGCGCCACGCGCTGGGCGAGGAAGCGGCCGCAGCGACGATCGAACGCGCGGTCGCCAAATGTCTCGCCGAGGGCGTGAGCACCGCCGACGTCGGCGGCAGCGCGACCACACAGGAGGTCGCGCAGGCCGTATGCGAAAGGATTCGCGCAGCTGCCCCCAGCATCCCCCTTGCAGGCACCGCATAG
- the leuC gene encoding 3-isopropylmalate dehydratase large subunit, protein MSQPRSLFDKLWDAHVVVPESEDAPAILFIDLHLVHEVTSPQAFAVLEDRGLKVRRPDLTQATLDHSTPTLPAGADGRLPYATEAAERQVHQLEANCAKHGIDLLGLDDARRGIVHVIGPEMGLTQPGKTIVCGDSHTSTHGAFGALAFGIGTTEVGHVLATQCVLQRKPKSMRITFEGALSPGVGAKDMALAMIAQIGADGGQGYAVEFAGEAVQALSMEGRMTLCNMAIEAGARVGMIAPDETTFAYLEGRERAPQGEDWDAAVARWRELPSDPDASFDKEVTVDAAAIRSMITYGVSPDAAAPVTGNAPAPADDSEREAAEYMRFAADRPFAEAKVDRVFIGSCTNSRLSDLREAAEVMRGRTVADGVTALIVPGSEAIRQQAEAEGLDAIFTDAGAEWRLPGCSMCIAMNGDQGAPGELVVSTSNRNFVGRQGKGVRTVLAGPATAAACAIAGHIADPSQYMSTEARDAA, encoded by the coding sequence ATGTCTCAACCACGCTCGCTGTTCGACAAGCTGTGGGACGCGCATGTCGTCGTCCCCGAAAGCGAGGACGCGCCTGCGATCCTCTTCATCGACCTGCACCTGGTGCACGAAGTCACCTCGCCGCAGGCCTTCGCCGTGCTGGAAGACCGCGGGCTCAAGGTTCGCCGCCCCGACCTGACGCAGGCGACGCTCGACCACTCGACGCCGACCCTGCCTGCGGGCGCGGACGGGCGGCTGCCCTACGCGACCGAGGCGGCGGAACGTCAAGTCCACCAGCTGGAGGCGAACTGCGCCAAGCACGGCATCGACCTGCTCGGGCTCGACGATGCGCGGCGCGGGATCGTCCACGTGATCGGCCCGGAAATGGGCCTGACGCAGCCGGGCAAGACTATCGTGTGCGGCGACAGCCACACCTCCACGCACGGCGCCTTCGGCGCGCTCGCCTTCGGGATCGGGACGACCGAGGTCGGCCATGTGCTGGCAACGCAATGCGTGCTCCAGCGCAAGCCGAAATCGATGCGCATCACCTTCGAAGGTGCGCTGTCGCCCGGCGTTGGCGCAAAGGACATGGCGCTGGCGATGATCGCGCAGATCGGTGCCGACGGCGGGCAGGGCTACGCGGTCGAATTCGCCGGAGAGGCGGTGCAGGCACTGTCGATGGAAGGTCGCATGACCCTGTGCAACATGGCGATCGAGGCCGGTGCGCGCGTCGGCATGATTGCCCCCGACGAAACCACCTTCGCCTACCTCGAAGGGCGCGAGCGCGCTCCGCAGGGCGAGGATTGGGACGCGGCGGTTGCCCGCTGGCGCGAGCTGCCCTCCGATCCCGATGCGAGCTTCGACAAGGAAGTCACCGTCGACGCCGCCGCGATCCGCTCGATGATCACCTACGGCGTCTCTCCCGATGCCGCCGCGCCGGTCACCGGCAACGCGCCTGCGCCCGCGGACGATTCCGAACGCGAGGCGGCGGAATATATGCGCTTCGCCGCCGATCGGCCCTTTGCCGAGGCGAAGGTCGACCGCGTGTTCATCGGCAGCTGCACCAATTCGCGCCTGTCCGACCTGCGCGAAGCCGCTGAGGTCATGCGCGGGCGCACAGTGGCAGACGGTGTCACCGCGCTGATCGTGCCCGGCTCCGAAGCGATCCGCCAGCAGGCCGAAGCCGAAGGTCTCGACGCGATCTTCACCGACGCAGGGGCCGAATGGCGCCTGCCCGGCTGCTCGATGTGCATCGCGATGAACGGCGATCAGGGCGCGCCGGGTGAACTGGTCGTCTCGACCTCCAACCGCAACTTCGTCGGTCGGCAGGGCAAGGGCGTGCGCACCGTGCTCGCCGGGCCAGCCACCGCCGCCGCCTGCGCGATCGCGGGCCATATCGCCGACCCTTCGCAATATATGAGCACGGAGGCGCGCGATGCAGCCTGA
- a CDS encoding MarR family winged helix-turn-helix transcriptional regulator, whose product MSDEAKTPDNRTMLDEITSRCLAAPTLRTARVIGRSYDRALAGSGITITQFTLLVTIAKYRPTSIAQLGEWLDIEASTLSRNLAKLRKSGHVEPLGNEGRAQELVLTEKGISTLREVYPRWLDTQQDLEARLGPQNVAGVRSSLTDLRTA is encoded by the coding sequence ATGAGCGACGAAGCGAAAACTCCCGACAACAGGACTATGCTCGACGAGATCACGTCGAGGTGTCTTGCTGCGCCAACTCTCAGGACGGCCCGCGTCATCGGCAGATCCTATGATCGCGCGCTCGCCGGAAGCGGGATAACGATCACGCAATTCACGCTGCTGGTCACGATCGCCAAGTATCGGCCGACGTCGATCGCGCAGCTTGGCGAATGGCTCGACATCGAAGCGAGCACCCTGTCGCGCAATCTGGCAAAACTGCGTAAGTCGGGTCATGTCGAGCCGCTCGGTAACGAAGGGCGCGCGCAGGAACTGGTTCTCACGGAAAAGGGAATTTCGACGCTGCGCGAGGTCTATCCCCGCTGGCTCGACACGCAGCAGGATCTTGAAGCGCGCCTCGGCCCGCAAAATGTGGCGGGCGTTCGTAGCAGCCTGACCGATCTTAGGACCGCTTAG
- the ilvC gene encoding ketol-acid reductoisomerase, which produces MPKTIKVYTDEDANPELVRGKPVAIIGYGSQGRAHAMNLKDSGCEVIVGLRDGSPTAAKARADGLTVMPVAEAAKAASLVALLTPDMSHETIFASEIAPNLEPGDAVLVAHGFTVLYERIQPAAGIDVILVAPKGPGDLVRREYERGAGVPCLFAVRQDATGEARERALAYASLIGGTTAGAIETSFREETETDLFGEQAVLCGGATELVAAGFETLVNAGYQPEIAYYECLHELKLIVDLLYEGGFEKMHEFVSETAIYGDLVSGPRVINDETRARMKDVLTDIQDGTFARNWIAENEAGKKKYDEMQAADLSHQIEATGKELRGLMSWLQSDEKKKEQKAA; this is translated from the coding sequence ATGCCCAAGACGATCAAGGTCTACACCGACGAAGATGCAAATCCCGAACTGGTGCGCGGCAAGCCCGTCGCCATCATCGGCTATGGCAGCCAGGGTCGCGCCCACGCGATGAACCTGAAGGACAGCGGCTGCGAAGTCATTGTCGGCCTGCGCGACGGTTCGCCCACCGCCGCGAAAGCTCGCGCCGACGGCCTGACCGTGATGCCGGTTGCCGAAGCGGCCAAGGCCGCATCGCTGGTCGCGCTGCTGACCCCGGACATGAGCCACGAGACGATCTTCGCCTCCGAAATCGCGCCCAATCTGGAGCCGGGCGACGCAGTGCTGGTCGCGCACGGTTTCACCGTGCTGTACGAACGCATCCAGCCTGCCGCCGGAATCGACGTGATCCTGGTCGCCCCCAAGGGGCCGGGCGATCTGGTCCGCCGCGAATACGAGCGCGGTGCGGGTGTGCCCTGCCTGTTCGCGGTCCGTCAGGACGCCACCGGCGAAGCGCGTGAGCGGGCGCTGGCCTATGCCAGCCTGATCGGTGGGACCACCGCCGGTGCCATCGAAACGTCTTTCCGCGAGGAAACCGAGACCGATTTGTTCGGCGAACAGGCTGTTCTGTGCGGCGGCGCGACCGAGCTAGTCGCTGCCGGGTTCGAGACGCTGGTTAACGCCGGCTACCAGCCCGAGATCGCCTATTACGAGTGTCTCCACGAACTCAAGCTGATCGTCGACCTGCTGTACGAAGGCGGGTTCGAGAAGATGCACGAATTCGTCTCCGAAACCGCGATCTACGGCGATCTCGTCTCAGGTCCGCGTGTCATCAACGACGAAACGCGCGCGCGGATGAAGGACGTTCTGACCGACATTCAGGACGGCACCTTCGCGCGCAACTGGATCGCCGAAAACGAGGCCGGAAAGAAGAAGTACGACGAGATGCAGGCAGCCGACCTGTCGCACCAGATCGAAGCCACCGGCAAGGAACTGCGCGGCCTGATGTCGTGGTTGCAGTCCGACGAGAAGAAGAAGGAGCAAAAGGCCGCGTAA
- a CDS encoding 2-isopropylmalate synthase: MSQTDEAQPRQIAIFDTSLRDGEQAPGFSMNTAQKLKLAHALRKLKVDVMEVGFAAASPGDAEAIHAIASEIGYLPDAPMLCSLSRAMEGDIIAAERALGPAKRSRLHLFFGTSDLHLAAKHRMEKPEALATIERAIKMAKGRFTEIEFSAEDALRTDPAFLKEALECAAAAGADVLNVPDTVGYTSPEEIYALFADLTASVARPDHVVFSTHNHNDLGMAVANSLAAVRGGAGQVECTINGIGERAGNCALEEVVMALKTRPDHYRATSGVETREIFAVSRLLGEVTGNAPPRNKAIVGRNAFAHEAGIHQHGVLADRRTYEIMSPEDIGLPSNALVLGKHSGKHALRARLEALGQGELGDNRFEKLYADFKRLADTRREVTDNDLCDLLAEDGRGHAWELVRVEMRTGTKANDRPTAKVTLDHRTRGRLTTIGHGTGPFEALTDAFCVAAEVKHGTLESVDAHQLSREMEIEVGLLVDGVAISGRSQHTDVVIAAAEALLAAFNNHERLSHAANFADAA, from the coding sequence ATGTCGCAAACGGATGAGGCGCAGCCGCGCCAGATCGCAATTTTCGACACGTCTCTGCGCGATGGCGAGCAGGCGCCCGGCTTCTCGATGAACACCGCGCAGAAGCTGAAGCTGGCGCATGCGCTGCGCAAGCTGAAGGTGGATGTGATGGAGGTCGGCTTCGCCGCCGCCTCGCCCGGCGATGCCGAGGCGATCCACGCCATCGCCAGCGAGATCGGCTATCTGCCCGATGCGCCCATGCTGTGTTCGCTCTCGCGCGCGATGGAAGGTGACATCATCGCCGCCGAACGCGCGCTGGGCCCTGCCAAGCGCAGCCGCCTGCACCTGTTCTTCGGCACCAGCGACCTGCATCTGGCGGCCAAGCACCGGATGGAAAAGCCCGAAGCGCTCGCCACGATCGAGCGTGCGATCAAGATGGCCAAGGGCCGCTTCACCGAAATCGAGTTCTCCGCCGAAGACGCGCTGCGCACCGATCCCGCGTTCCTGAAGGAAGCGCTGGAATGCGCCGCCGCCGCAGGGGCCGACGTGCTCAACGTGCCCGACACGGTGGGCTACACCTCGCCGGAAGAGATCTACGCCCTATTCGCGGATCTGACCGCCAGTGTCGCGCGGCCCGATCATGTCGTGTTCTCGACCCACAACCACAACGATCTGGGCATGGCGGTGGCCAACAGCCTCGCCGCCGTGCGCGGCGGGGCGGGCCAGGTCGAATGCACGATCAACGGGATCGGCGAGCGTGCGGGCAACTGCGCGCTGGAAGAGGTGGTGATGGCGCTGAAGACGCGGCCTGATCACTACCGGGCGACCAGCGGGGTCGAGACGCGCGAGATCTTCGCGGTCAGCCGCCTGCTGGGCGAGGTTACCGGCAATGCTCCGCCGCGCAACAAGGCGATCGTCGGGCGCAACGCCTTCGCCCACGAGGCCGGCATCCATCAGCACGGCGTGCTGGCCGACCGGCGGACCTACGAGATCATGAGCCCGGAAGACATCGGCCTGCCGTCCAACGCGCTGGTGCTGGGTAAGCACTCTGGCAAGCACGCGCTGCGCGCGCGGCTGGAGGCGCTGGGCCAGGGCGAACTGGGCGATAACCGGTTCGAGAAGCTCTATGCCGATTTCAAGCGGCTGGCCGATACCAGGCGCGAAGTGACCGATAACGACCTGTGCGATCTGCTGGCCGAAGACGGTCGCGGCCACGCGTGGGAGCTGGTCCGGGTCGAGATGCGCACCGGGACCAAGGCCAACGACCGGCCCACCGCCAAGGTCACGCTCGACCACCGCACCCGCGGCCGGTTGACCACGATCGGCCACGGCACCGGCCCGTTCGAGGCGCTGACCGATGCCTTCTGCGTTGCCGCAGAGGTGAAGCATGGCACGCTGGAAAGCGTCGACGCACACCAGCTCAGCCGCGAGATGGAGATCGAGGTCGGCCTGCTGGTCGATGGCGTGGCGATATCGGGACGCAGCCAGCACACCGACGTCGTCATCGCCGCCGCCGAAGCCCTGCTGGCGGCGTTCAACAATCACGAGCGGCTGTCGCACGCCGCGAATTTCGCCGACGCGGCGTAA
- a CDS encoding ACT domain-containing protein, translated as MTRNTPSLEHIRIEFACEEGALRRTLGVIEARGFSVRSMQMGSDGDRAVMTLALAPMDPSRRIDTLLRQLDRVYAVENAIHLSNDTRVAEVVHVANG; from the coding sequence ATGACGCGTAACACCCCGAGCCTTGAGCATATCCGCATCGAATTCGCGTGCGAGGAAGGCGCGCTTCGCCGGACGCTCGGCGTGATCGAGGCGCGCGGTTTCTCCGTCCGCTCCATGCAGATGGGCAGCGACGGGGACCGCGCGGTGATGACCCTCGCGCTCGCGCCGATGGACCCGTCGCGCAGGATCGACACGCTGCTGCGCCAGCTGGACCGGGTCTATGCGGTCGAAAACGCCATCCACCTGAGCAATGACACGCGCGTAGCGGAGGTCGTCCATGTCGCAAACGGATGA
- the ilvG gene encoding acetolactate synthase 2 catalytic subunit, producing the protein MNTMTQPMHSPQSQPATRTGAQLVVDTLAALGVDCVFGYPGGAIMPVYDALPQGTTRHILVRHEQAAAFAADAYGRITGRAGVCLATSGPGATNLITGIANAYLDSVPMVAITGQVPQTLMGTDAFQETDIFGMTMPIVKHSIIVRRPEDIPSAMAEAFAIAEGGRPGPVLVDLPKDVQQAVCEPGALRRPEADILPAPTSESIAEAERLIARAKKPLFYLGGGVARANASEMVRRIVEESGIPAVATLQGLGVLPPEHPAMLGMLGMHGHRPANMAVQECDLLIVLGARFDDRATGKLAEFAPHASVVHIDVDAAELGKLRFAHAAVCGNLKSSLATIDFEKGEIDAWTRSTAEIREKHAPRYDAPGNGIYAPAMLKTLSERVGDDFVVACDVGQHQMWVAQHCRFSRPQAHLTSGGLGAMGFGLPAAIGAKLAEPDSHVFAVCGDGGFQMNLQELATLRRYQIPVKILLLDNAMLGLVRQWQELFFDGNYSEVDLSDNPDFVEVANAFGIEAFGIERREEVDGAIDRLINARGPILAHVRIDPEENVWPLVPPGKSNAEMMEKRHDA; encoded by the coding sequence ATGAACACCATGACCCAGCCCATGCACAGTCCGCAAAGCCAGCCTGCCACCCGCACGGGTGCGCAGCTGGTAGTCGATACGCTGGCCGCGCTCGGCGTCGATTGCGTGTTCGGCTATCCCGGCGGCGCGATCATGCCCGTGTATGACGCGCTGCCGCAGGGCACCACGCGGCACATCCTGGTCCGGCACGAACAGGCCGCCGCCTTCGCTGCCGATGCCTATGGCCGGATCACCGGGCGCGCTGGCGTGTGCCTGGCGACCTCGGGCCCGGGCGCCACCAACCTGATCACGGGAATCGCCAATGCCTATCTGGACTCGGTCCCGATGGTGGCGATCACCGGGCAGGTGCCCCAGACGCTGATGGGCACCGACGCGTTTCAGGAAACCGACATCTTCGGCATGACCATGCCGATCGTGAAGCACTCGATCATCGTCCGCCGGCCCGAGGATATCCCCTCGGCCATGGCGGAAGCCTTCGCCATTGCAGAAGGGGGCCGCCCGGGCCCGGTGCTGGTCGACCTGCCCAAGGACGTGCAGCAGGCGGTGTGCGAACCCGGCGCGCTGCGGCGGCCCGAAGCCGACATCCTGCCTGCGCCGACATCCGAATCGATTGCCGAGGCAGAGCGCCTGATTGCTCGTGCGAAGAAGCCGCTGTTTTATCTGGGCGGCGGCGTCGCGCGCGCCAATGCGAGCGAGATGGTGCGCCGGATCGTGGAGGAAAGCGGGATTCCCGCAGTCGCCACGCTGCAGGGCTTGGGCGTGCTGCCGCCCGAGCATCCGGCGATGCTGGGCATGCTGGGCATGCACGGCCACCGGCCTGCGAACATGGCGGTGCAGGAATGCGACCTGCTGATCGTGCTGGGCGCACGGTTCGATGACCGGGCGACCGGCAAGCTGGCCGAATTCGCTCCGCATGCCTCAGTGGTCCACATCGATGTCGACGCCGCCGAGCTCGGCAAGCTGCGCTTCGCCCATGCGGCAGTGTGCGGCAACCTCAAGTCGAGCCTCGCCACGATCGATTTCGAGAAGGGCGAGATCGACGCGTGGACCCGCTCCACTGCCGAAATCCGCGAGAAGCATGCTCCACGCTATGATGCGCCGGGCAACGGGATCTATGCGCCCGCCATGCTCAAGACCCTGTCGGAGCGGGTCGGCGACGATTTCGTGGTCGCCTGCGATGTCGGCCAGCACCAGATGTGGGTCGCCCAGCACTGCCGCTTTTCGCGCCCGCAGGCGCACCTGACCAGCGGCGGGCTGGGGGCGATGGGCTTCGGCCTGCCCGCAGCGATCGGCGCCAAGCTGGCCGAGCCCGATTCCCACGTCTTCGCGGTCTGCGGAGACGGGGGCTTCCAGATGAACCTTCAGGAACTGGCGACGCTGCGCCGGTACCAGATCCCGGTGAAGATCCTGCTGCTCGACAATGCGATGCTGGGCCTGGTGCGCCAGTGGCAGGAGCTGTTCTTCGACGGGAATTATTCCGAGGTCGACCTGTCCGACAATCCCGATTTCGTCGAAGTCGCCAACGCCTTCGGCATCGAAGCCTTCGGGATCGAGCGCCGCGAGGAAGTGGACGGGGCGATCGACCGCCTGATCAACGCACGCGGCCCGATCCTCGCCCATGTCCGGATCGACCCGGAAGAAAACGTCTGGCCGCTGGTGCCGCCGGGCAAATCGAATGCAGAAATGATGGAGAAGCGCCATGACGCGTAA
- the leuD gene encoding 3-isopropylmalate dehydratase small subunit: MQPDPFTRLEARTLVVRQSNIDTDQIIPARFLTTTTREGLGANAFYDWRYTADDQPKNASPFPVAGAGDRQVLVAGPNFGCGSSREHAPWALLDYGFRAVVSSDIADIFKSNSLKNGLLPVEVDAETHAALLDRPGVAIAIDLEECTLTTEDGIEASFSVEPFARRCLLDGVDPLGHILAHDAQIAKYEAAA, encoded by the coding sequence ATGCAGCCTGATCCGTTCACACGCCTCGAGGCGCGCACGCTGGTGGTGCGCCAGAGCAATATCGACACCGACCAGATCATCCCCGCGCGCTTCCTCACCACCACCACCCGCGAGGGGCTGGGCGCCAACGCCTTTTACGACTGGCGCTACACCGCCGACGATCAGCCCAAGAACGCCTCGCCCTTCCCGGTCGCAGGCGCAGGCGACCGCCAGGTTCTGGTCGCGGGGCCGAACTTCGGCTGCGGCTCCTCGCGCGAGCACGCACCGTGGGCGTTGCTCGATTACGGTTTTCGCGCGGTGGTCAGCTCGGACATCGCCGACATCTTCAAGAGCAACTCGCTCAAGAACGGGCTTCTGCCGGTCGAGGTCGACGCTGAAACCCACGCCGCCCTGCTCGACCGGCCCGGCGTTGCCATCGCCATCGACCTAGAGGAATGCACCCTGACGACCGAGGACGGGATCGAAGCCAGCTTCAGCGTCGAACCTTTCGCCAGGCGCTGCCTGCTCGACGGGGTCGATCCGCTGGGCCACATCCTCGCGCACGACGCGCAGATCGCCAAATACGAGGCCGCCGCGTGA